From Pigmentibacter ruber, a single genomic window includes:
- a CDS encoding branched-chain amino acid ABC transporter permease, which produces MIDFIQAVIDGIAIGSLYALIAIGYSMVFGILQFVNFAHGELFMLGAYFVMLLLTIGTPIWAALLLAILAVGVIAIVIERVAYKPLRKHNRLAPLITAVAMSLFLQNIVQVLFSPNSLSYPINIPGNILTFGDLFVRIRDIGIFLLTILLVISLELFLNKTKAGKGIRALAMHTDASKICGVPFDRTVSLTFFIGAMLAVIAGTIQGMATNQIFPLMGVNAGLKAFAAAVLGGIGDLKGAVLGGLFLGISESMLVSYELSTYKDGFAFVLLIIVLLVRPQGILGRAQLVKV; this is translated from the coding sequence ATGATAGACTTTATTCAGGCTGTTATTGATGGAATTGCAATAGGTAGTTTATATGCATTAATTGCTATTGGCTATTCAATGGTTTTTGGAATTTTACAATTTGTGAACTTTGCACATGGTGAATTATTCATGCTTGGTGCTTATTTTGTAATGCTTTTATTAACCATAGGAACACCTATTTGGGCTGCTCTTTTATTAGCAATTTTAGCTGTTGGTGTTATTGCTATTGTTATTGAACGAGTAGCCTATAAACCGTTAAGGAAACACAATAGACTTGCTCCTTTAATTACAGCCGTTGCAATGAGTCTTTTTCTCCAAAATATTGTCCAGGTTTTATTCTCTCCCAATTCGTTAAGTTATCCAATAAATATACCTGGAAACATTTTAACCTTTGGAGATTTATTTGTTAGAATCAGAGATATTGGAATTTTCTTATTAACAATATTATTAGTTATTTCTCTTGAACTCTTTTTAAATAAAACAAAAGCAGGAAAAGGGATTAGAGCATTGGCTATGCACACTGATGCCTCAAAAATTTGTGGAGTTCCTTTTGATAGAACAGTTAGTTTAACTTTTTTTATAGGTGCAATGCTTGCTGTTATTGCAGGAACAATACAAGGCATGGCAACAAACCAAATTTTTCCACTAATGGGTGTAAATGCTGGTTTAAAAGCTTTCGCAGCCGCTGTTTTAGGAGGAATTGGTGATTTAAAAGGAGCAGTTCTTGGTGGATTATTTTTAGGTATTTCTGAAAGCATGCTTGTAAGTTATGAACTTTCAACTTACAAAGATGGCTTTGCTTTTGTCTTATTAATTATTGTTTTACTTGTTAGACCGCAAGGAATATTAGGTAGAGCACAACTAGTAAAAGTATAA
- a CDS encoding ABC transporter substrate-binding protein has product MLKNCYFSKFKSIIVSSFVSITTINFTYAKEIKIGVLLPLTGSQAFYGKEAKNGIDLAIKNYNDPNLKIKLVVEDTQSTPLEAAKGINKLITSDKVSVVIAEVISSNAIAAASIAEKAKIPIISPAATNDAVTLGKKYVFRTCFIDSFQGVVMANFAVKNLSAKSAIILEDSDSDYSKGLSDSFKTTFTKAGGQISKVLKYSQKDTSFTAQLGDVRKLKPDVVFIPGFHQQVGVILREAKELGIKTKMLGGDGWFTPELRMIAKGAEIGGYTSTHYSTDSDEPKVKSFIENYSKRYQAKPSAHAALGYDTFNIIIHALKGIDKYDSEKITEALSKIKDFHGITGNITMDRNHNPIKPAVILEYVPNGYKYVTSIAPDKL; this is encoded by the coding sequence ATGCTAAAAAACTGCTACTTTAGTAAATTTAAATCAATTATAGTATCAAGCTTTGTTTCTATAACTACAATAAATTTTACTTATGCAAAAGAAATAAAAATAGGAGTACTACTTCCTTTAACTGGAAGTCAAGCCTTTTATGGAAAAGAGGCTAAAAATGGAATTGATTTAGCCATAAAAAATTATAATGATCCCAATTTAAAAATTAAATTGGTTGTAGAAGACACTCAAAGTACTCCTTTAGAAGCAGCTAAAGGGATAAATAAACTAATAACATCTGATAAAGTTTCAGTAGTGATTGCTGAAGTTATTAGTTCCAACGCAATAGCAGCAGCATCAATAGCTGAAAAAGCAAAAATTCCTATTATATCTCCTGCAGCAACAAACGATGCAGTTACTTTAGGAAAAAAATATGTTTTTAGAACTTGTTTTATTGATAGCTTTCAGGGTGTTGTTATGGCAAATTTTGCCGTCAAAAATTTAAGTGCTAAGTCAGCAATTATTCTTGAAGATTCCGATTCAGATTACTCGAAAGGCTTGAGCGACAGCTTTAAAACAACTTTTACTAAAGCAGGTGGACAAATTAGCAAAGTACTTAAATATTCACAAAAAGATACCAGCTTTACAGCTCAACTAGGTGATGTGCGGAAATTGAAACCAGATGTTGTTTTTATTCCAGGCTTTCATCAACAAGTGGGTGTTATTCTGCGTGAAGCTAAAGAACTTGGCATAAAAACAAAAATGTTGGGTGGCGATGGATGGTTTACCCCAGAATTGCGTATGATTGCAAAAGGAGCTGAAATTGGAGGATATACTTCAACACATTATTCAACTGATAGTGATGAGCCAAAAGTTAAATCCTTTATAGAAAATTATTCTAAACGTTACCAAGCAAAACCAAGCGCACATGCGGCGTTAGGATACGATACATTCAACATTATCATTCATGCATTAAAAGGTATTGATAAATATGACTCTGAAAAAATAACTGAAGCTCTCTCGAAAATAAAAGATTTTCATGGTATAACTGGAAATATTACTATGGATAGGAATCATAATCCCATTAAGCCAGCTGTTATACTTGAATATGTACCTAACGGATATAAGTACGTAACTAGTATTGCGCCTGATAAACTGTAA
- a CDS encoding branched-chain amino acid ABC transporter permease, with the protein MSDILNYIQLPFIMFCILAIQAMSLQIILGGTGLLSLGHAAFYTVGGYTSAIFTVFLAPKLGIENHSLMLFLACLVGMISAACSGLIVAIPCLKLRGDYLAMATLGVGEIVATVFKNLDFVGGTRGFKDIPKLGSGLLIFFIMFIVALFIIKFYKTNLGFAVRATRDDEISAKSIGINIYKTKIISFLIGSSLAGLAGVFYAHTLQFISPDEAGFYNSVVLVLAVVIGGMYSVFGSIFGALIIVLIPELLRFIPQITNPFLLSLVDKGFISNSFVTIFDSIFSNRTLVFSVLVIIIMLLNPKGVASLIENLKKMRSTHV; encoded by the coding sequence ATGAGCGATATTTTAAATTATATACAACTCCCATTTATAATGTTTTGTATACTTGCAATTCAAGCCATGAGTTTGCAAATTATTCTTGGCGGAACAGGATTATTATCTTTAGGACATGCCGCTTTTTATACTGTAGGTGGTTACACTTCTGCTATATTTACTGTGTTCTTGGCACCAAAATTGGGAATTGAAAATCATAGTTTAATGCTTTTCTTAGCTTGTTTAGTTGGGATGATAAGTGCTGCTTGTAGTGGTCTTATAGTTGCTATTCCTTGTTTAAAATTAAGGGGCGATTACTTAGCTATGGCAACACTTGGTGTTGGTGAAATAGTTGCTACTGTATTTAAAAATTTAGATTTTGTTGGTGGCACAAGAGGTTTTAAAGATATCCCAAAATTAGGATCTGGCTTGTTAATCTTTTTTATAATGTTTATTGTAGCACTTTTTATAATTAAATTTTATAAAACAAATTTAGGTTTTGCTGTCCGAGCAACAAGAGATGATGAGATTTCTGCTAAAAGCATAGGAATTAATATCTATAAAACAAAAATTATATCTTTTCTAATAGGTTCTTCTTTAGCAGGTCTAGCAGGTGTTTTTTATGCACACACATTACAATTTATTAGCCCAGATGAAGCTGGATTTTATAATAGTGTTGTTTTAGTGCTAGCTGTTGTGATCGGTGGAATGTATAGCGTTTTTGGAAGCATTTTTGGCGCTTTAATTATTGTCCTCATCCCAGAATTACTCCGTTTTATCCCCCAAATCACAAATCCTTTTTTACTATCTTTAGTTGACAAAGGTTTTATAAGCAATTCATTTGTTACTATATTTGATTCTATATTTTCAAATAGGACTTTAGTTTTTTCTGTTTTAGTTATCATAATTATGTTACTTAATCCAAAAGGAGTAGCATCTTTGATAGAAAACTTAAAAAAAATGAGGTCTACTCATGTCTAA
- a CDS encoding ABC transporter ATP-binding protein: MLHVENLSVEYGAIQALKNIQIDVFPGEIVSLVGSNGAGKTTFLRTISGLIKAKSGKIKFIDNYIQSLATHEIVTLGISQSPEGRMVFPDMSVKENLLMGCFAFSFSKEEIQTNIDRMITWFPRLGERINQKAILLSGGEQQMLAIARALMAKPKLLLLDEPSLGIAPLVVQQIFKIIVELNREGMTILLAEQNARLALKISHRAYVLELGTIIKQGEASLLLHDKDVQRAYLGG, from the coding sequence ATGCTGCACGTTGAAAATCTTTCTGTTGAATATGGTGCTATTCAAGCATTAAAAAATATCCAAATAGATGTATTTCCAGGTGAAATTGTTTCTTTAGTAGGCAGCAATGGAGCTGGAAAAACTACATTTCTCAGAACTATCTCTGGTTTAATAAAAGCAAAGTCTGGTAAAATTAAATTTATTGATAATTACATCCAATCTTTAGCAACTCACGAAATTGTTACATTAGGAATCAGTCAATCTCCAGAAGGCAGAATGGTTTTTCCTGACATGTCTGTAAAAGAAAATCTTTTAATGGGATGTTTTGCTTTTTCATTTAGTAAGGAAGAAATTCAAACAAATATTGATCGTATGATAACTTGGTTTCCTCGTCTTGGAGAACGTATAAATCAAAAAGCTATTTTGTTATCTGGCGGGGAGCAACAAATGCTTGCCATCGCCCGTGCCCTCATGGCAAAACCCAAGTTACTGTTATTGGACGAACCTAGTCTTGGGATTGCTCCTTTAGTGGTTCAACAAATTTTTAAAATTATCGTTGAGCTCAATCGCGAGGGAATGACAATATTGTTAGCAGAGCAAAATGCACGCTTAGCGTTAAAAATTTCGCACCGCGCATACGTTTTAGAACTCGGCACAATTATTAAACAAGGCGAAGCCAGTTTACTTCTCCACGATAAAGATGTTCAACGGGCATACCTTGGAGGTTAA
- the panC gene encoding pantoate--beta-alanine ligase, which translates to MPLVFTRRHEFLKYIKEQKEKRNSIGFVPTMGALHAGHAQLIKQSKNENNCTVVSIFVNPKQFGPTEDFAKYPRTFQNDIDLIESIGAEAVFCPTVEEMYPNNFNTQVSVSGITEVLCGAYRPGHFNGVTTVVLLLMNLVQADRMYLGQKDFQQVQVVKKMVLDLVHTTNIIMVPTVREEDGLALSSRNRYLSPEARQIATAVPKSLAAAAKLFLQGETNVTKLLKASRQELNKFQLEPQYLEFRKISDLTIKFENTIQEETVLAIAQFIDSNDSKVRLIDNVILDNNSTNKQSLEDLISRAFR; encoded by the coding sequence GTGCCCCTAGTTTTTACCCGTCGCCATGAATTTTTAAAATATATTAAAGAACAAAAGGAAAAAAGAAATTCAATTGGATTCGTCCCTACAATGGGTGCATTGCATGCAGGTCATGCTCAACTTATAAAGCAATCTAAAAATGAAAACAATTGTACTGTTGTCTCCATCTTTGTGAATCCTAAACAATTTGGTCCTACAGAAGATTTTGCTAAATATCCAAGAACATTTCAAAATGATATAGATTTAATTGAAAGCATAGGAGCCGAGGCGGTTTTTTGTCCTACCGTAGAAGAAATGTATCCCAATAATTTTAACACCCAAGTTTCAGTTTCCGGAATTACTGAAGTCCTTTGTGGAGCTTACAGACCTGGGCACTTCAATGGTGTAACAACTGTTGTTTTATTACTAATGAATCTTGTACAAGCGGATAGAATGTATTTAGGACAAAAAGATTTTCAACAAGTACAAGTTGTTAAAAAAATGGTTCTTGATCTTGTGCATACTACAAATATCATTATGGTACCCACAGTAAGAGAAGAAGATGGTCTCGCTTTAAGCAGTAGAAATCGCTATCTTTCACCAGAAGCTAGACAAATTGCAACGGCAGTTCCAAAATCTTTAGCAGCTGCTGCAAAGCTTTTTTTGCAAGGTGAAACGAATGTGACTAAATTGCTAAAGGCTTCACGACAAGAATTAAATAAATTTCAACTAGAGCCACAATACCTGGAATTCCGGAAGATTTCCGATCTTACAATTAAATTTGAAAACACTATTCAAGAAGAAACTGTTCTTGCAATAGCCCAGTTTATTGATAGTAATGATTCAAAAGTGCGCTTGATTGATAATGTTATTTTAGATAACAACTCTACAAATAAGCAATCTCTTGAAGATCTCATCTCCAGAGCATTTCGCTAA
- a CDS encoding ABC transporter substrate-binding protein — translation MKLIKINSIIFSCVTFYFSPLFAGENKIGVIISLTGPQAYYGKETKNGLELALAEYNSKNPQTKFKFVYEDSQSSPSEAAKSANKLLTSDKVPVIIGDLVSSNTIAAGSIAEKAKVPLVSPASTNDSVTKDKKYIYRTCFTDSFQGLVMANFAVQQLKTKTAVILQDIDSDYSIGLSNNFSKKFVEDGGKVLKVIKYSQKDTSFTPQLGEIRKLKPEVIFIPGFHQQVGVILREAKELNINTKFLGGDGWDTKELRTIANGAEQGGYISTHYSPDMPSQKLQEFIKNYKDKFKVEPSSFSALGYDTAKIVFSAFKSSSPNTSEEINSYLSNLKNFSGVTGTISMDKNHNALKSAVILELTQTGYKYVTNINPVKNN, via the coding sequence ATGAAATTAATAAAGATTAATTCAATTATTTTTAGCTGTGTAACTTTTTATTTTAGTCCATTATTTGCCGGCGAAAATAAAATTGGTGTCATTATTTCTTTGACTGGACCACAAGCATATTACGGTAAAGAAACAAAAAATGGTTTAGAACTTGCCTTAGCAGAATACAACTCAAAAAATCCACAAACTAAATTTAAGTTTGTTTACGAAGATAGCCAAAGCTCCCCTAGTGAAGCTGCAAAAAGTGCAAATAAATTATTAACATCAGATAAAGTACCAGTGATCATTGGTGATTTGGTTAGCTCAAATACAATTGCAGCAGGTTCTATAGCAGAAAAAGCAAAAGTACCACTCGTTTCTCCTGCTTCTACAAATGATAGCGTAACAAAAGACAAAAAATACATCTATCGGACTTGTTTTACAGATAGTTTCCAAGGACTGGTGATGGCAAATTTTGCTGTTCAACAGTTAAAAACAAAAACCGCAGTCATTCTGCAAGATATAGATTCTGACTATAGTATTGGTCTGAGTAACAATTTTTCCAAAAAATTTGTGGAAGATGGTGGAAAGGTTTTAAAGGTAATAAAATACTCTCAAAAAGATACTTCATTTACTCCACAACTTGGAGAAATAAGGAAACTAAAGCCTGAAGTAATTTTTATTCCAGGCTTCCATCAACAAGTTGGCGTGATTTTACGTGAAGCAAAAGAGCTAAATATCAATACTAAATTTTTAGGTGGTGATGGCTGGGATACCAAAGAGTTAAGAACAATTGCAAATGGTGCTGAACAAGGTGGATATATTTCAACTCATTATTCACCAGACATGCCCTCACAAAAATTGCAAGAATTTATTAAAAATTATAAAGATAAATTTAAAGTAGAACCTAGTTCCTTTTCAGCATTAGGTTACGATACTGCTAAAATTGTGTTCTCTGCATTTAAATCTTCATCTCCAAACACATCAGAAGAAATCAATTCATATTTATCTAATTTAAAGAATTTTTCAGGTGTTACCGGTACCATCTCAATGGATAAAAACCATAATGCTTTAAAATCTGCTGTTATCTTAGAGTTGACCCAAACGGGTTATAAATATGTGACCAATATAAATCCTGTGAAAAATAATTAA
- a CDS encoding 1-acyl-sn-glycerol-3-phosphate acyltransferase has product MYKVLGIHFRNWLWLYSPLALFIRIKIYPKSVTKETFFDIHNGKSIIYILPRMSILDTLVLNKALKNFGQKKIVTEAKPKRFRYCALLAIKSGSILFSNFHKDHFLSDFIKLLKNDPRAKNDKFIFVPVSIFWSRAPERNEKGFILRSLFPDDGTGNFLQKIFMLLLHRGEVNISFGKYFQSPNLEVLASNEIENNSNIDNEVDIARKMRRLFNIEFAKERTAAFGPTLYDNDKICQWILSTSSTKKFIANSDNPIKIEQQIVKYIYEIGANYNYVTIRALEKMFDFVWNKIFEGVRVRNFESIERIAKDGQIIWMPCHRSHFDYLLLSYVLFKKGFVVPHIAAGINLNFWPVGSILRRGGAFFIRRSFSGNKVYAHTFSEYVNFLLQNSFPVEFFQEGGRSRIGKLLVPKMGMLNICIQSVIQRKAENTYIVPVYFGYDKVMEDDSYAKELKGAKKQKENAFQFLNGIRKVFSNYGSVDVSFGDPIRIGTIWNDYFTNLRKEMPNISSQNEILPCDLKNIPDNIDTRDPQIQGLIKHIAIHVNQKINSAATASGTAILASCLLANSNQKIAFEDLQFQSVLINYLINELGKNLNWKLSTSIETENIFEYIKFYLNQFNTSPEDVVLTQSHTNLASIHNFSEQLFTMGERWKLIFKEYETEGNIYFLKNEDKEMNLWWYRGTIFHILTPFGLISQAINLENKQNFSFEYFQFIINSFRKIWQDELFWDQSTSSETITKSCLNIFTKMGLLLPNADFTEFCLQKDNSKNTEIIEFLAKTIQPECELYGIILSTAIELVKSKGVFSRDELIQKAITTHSAAYLRTIAYQPPIFSKVFSQRAFESLYKAGMFTPRENQKLSLNPTVISGLTHFLNVSLWSNYVTS; this is encoded by the coding sequence ATGTATAAAGTATTAGGAATTCATTTTCGCAATTGGCTTTGGCTTTATTCGCCTTTAGCCTTATTTATCAGAATTAAAATCTATCCAAAGTCTGTAACTAAAGAAACTTTTTTTGATATTCATAATGGGAAATCTATTATCTATATTTTACCAAGAATGTCTATTCTTGATACGCTAGTGCTAAACAAAGCATTAAAAAATTTTGGGCAAAAAAAAATTGTTACAGAAGCAAAGCCTAAGCGTTTTCGCTATTGTGCATTATTAGCAATTAAATCAGGTTCTATTTTGTTTTCTAATTTTCACAAAGATCATTTTCTCTCTGATTTTATAAAACTATTAAAAAATGATCCTCGTGCCAAAAATGATAAATTTATTTTTGTCCCTGTCAGTATATTTTGGAGTAGAGCTCCTGAAAGAAATGAAAAAGGATTTATATTACGCTCCCTTTTTCCTGATGATGGAACTGGAAATTTTTTGCAAAAAATATTTATGTTACTTTTGCATAGAGGAGAAGTAAATATATCATTCGGCAAATATTTTCAATCTCCAAATTTAGAAGTGTTAGCTAGTAATGAAATAGAAAATAATTCTAATATAGATAATGAAGTAGATATTGCAAGAAAAATGCGAAGATTATTTAATATAGAATTTGCTAAAGAAAGAACGGCAGCTTTTGGCCCTACTTTATATGATAATGACAAAATATGTCAGTGGATTTTATCCACTTCTTCAACTAAAAAATTTATTGCAAACTCTGACAATCCCATCAAAATAGAACAACAAATTGTAAAATATATATATGAAATTGGTGCAAATTATAATTACGTAACAATTCGTGCCTTAGAAAAAATGTTTGATTTTGTTTGGAATAAAATATTTGAAGGGGTTCGAGTTCGTAATTTTGAGTCCATTGAACGCATAGCAAAAGATGGACAAATAATTTGGATGCCATGTCATCGTAGTCATTTTGATTATTTACTACTTTCCTACGTTTTATTTAAAAAAGGTTTTGTTGTCCCACACATTGCTGCAGGAATAAATTTAAATTTTTGGCCTGTAGGGTCTATTCTGCGCAGAGGTGGAGCTTTTTTTATCCGGAGAAGTTTTTCTGGAAATAAAGTATACGCACATACATTTTCTGAATATGTAAACTTTTTACTCCAAAATAGTTTTCCAGTTGAATTTTTTCAAGAAGGCGGCAGGAGTAGAATTGGGAAACTTTTAGTTCCTAAAATGGGCATGCTTAATATCTGTATCCAAAGTGTCATTCAACGCAAAGCTGAAAATACATATATTGTACCTGTTTACTTTGGTTATGATAAAGTAATGGAAGACGATTCTTACGCAAAAGAACTAAAAGGCGCAAAAAAACAAAAGGAAAACGCCTTTCAATTTTTAAATGGAATAAGAAAAGTATTTAGCAATTATGGCAGTGTAGATGTTTCTTTTGGAGATCCTATCCGAATAGGAACTATTTGGAATGATTATTTTACTAATCTCCGCAAAGAAATGCCTAATATCTCTTCACAAAATGAGATTCTACCTTGCGATTTGAAAAATATCCCAGATAATATTGATACTAGAGATCCACAAATACAAGGCTTAATAAAGCATATTGCAATACACGTAAATCAAAAAATTAATTCTGCAGCTACAGCATCTGGAACTGCCATTTTAGCGTCTTGTCTTTTAGCTAATTCAAATCAAAAAATAGCTTTTGAAGACCTGCAATTCCAAAGTGTTTTAATCAATTATTTAATTAATGAATTAGGTAAAAATTTAAATTGGAAATTATCTACTAGTATTGAGACAGAAAATATTTTCGAATACATTAAGTTTTATTTAAATCAATTTAATACTTCTCCAGAAGATGTTGTCTTAACTCAATCACATACTAATTTAGCATCTATTCATAACTTTAGTGAACAATTATTTACTATGGGTGAACGTTGGAAACTTATTTTTAAAGAGTACGAAACTGAAGGAAATATTTACTTTCTTAAAAATGAAGATAAAGAAATGAACTTATGGTGGTATAGAGGAACAATATTTCATATTTTAACACCATTTGGTCTTATTTCTCAAGCTATTAATCTAGAAAATAAACAAAATTTTTCTTTTGAATATTTCCAATTTATTATCAATTCGTTTCGAAAAATATGGCAGGATGAATTATTTTGGGATCAATCAACTTCGAGTGAAACAATTACTAAGTCTTGCTTGAATATTTTTACCAAAATGGGACTTCTATTACCTAATGCCGATTTTACTGAATTTTGCTTGCAAAAAGATAATTCAAAAAATACAGAAATTATTGAGTTTTTAGCAAAAACAATCCAACCAGAATGTGAACTTTATGGCATTATACTTTCAACAGCTATTGAACTTGTAAAAAGCAAAGGCGTATTTTCACGTGATGAATTAATTCAAAAAGCAATTACCACTCATTCAGCAGCTTACTTAAGAACAATAGCTTATCAGCCACCAATATTCTCAAAAGTATTTTCTCAAAGAGCGTTTGAATCGTTATATAAAGCAGGTATGTTTACCCCACGCGAAAACCAAAAACTATCTTTAAATCCAACTGTAATTTCTGGCCTTACCCATTTTCTAAATGTATCATTATGGTCAAATTATGTTACGTCATAG
- a CDS encoding ABC transporter ATP-binding protein: MSNILSITNVTVKFGGLVALNNFHINVRKGGISGVIGPNGAGKTTVFNIITGVYKPFSGSVLIDNKELVGLPTHFIAHYHVARTFQNIRLFSNMTVSENILSGAAIEREGDFFSSLFFLPKTRKKEKELQKKMEELLHFCGLEKFKDFPATSLPYGLQRKLEIARALMTNPKLLLLDEPAAGMNPTEKLALQELVKKISKQNISILLIEHDMKFVMNLCEHITVLNYGSVIAEGLPKEIQTNHEVIEAYLGSDVEDDFIVKMEKES, encoded by the coding sequence ATGTCTAATATACTTTCAATTACAAACGTAACAGTTAAATTTGGTGGCCTTGTTGCTTTAAATAATTTTCATATCAATGTAAGAAAAGGTGGTATTTCTGGAGTTATAGGTCCTAATGGTGCTGGAAAAACTACTGTATTTAATATTATAACAGGTGTGTATAAACCTTTTTCGGGATCAGTTTTAATTGATAACAAAGAATTAGTAGGATTACCAACACACTTCATTGCTCATTACCATGTAGCTAGAACATTTCAAAATATTCGATTATTTTCAAATATGACAGTAAGTGAAAATATTCTTTCTGGTGCTGCTATTGAAAGAGAAGGTGATTTTTTCTCTTCATTATTCTTTTTACCGAAGACCAGAAAAAAAGAAAAAGAGTTGCAAAAGAAAATGGAAGAACTTCTCCATTTTTGTGGTTTAGAAAAATTTAAAGATTTTCCTGCTACTTCGTTACCTTATGGCTTACAAAGAAAATTAGAAATTGCCCGAGCATTAATGACTAATCCTAAATTATTATTATTAGATGAGCCTGCTGCTGGAATGAATCCAACTGAAAAATTAGCATTACAAGAACTCGTTAAAAAAATTTCAAAACAAAATATATCAATCTTACTAATTGAACACGATATGAAGTTTGTAATGAATTTATGTGAACACATTACAGTTTTGAATTATGGCAGTGTCATTGCAGAAGGGTTACCAAAAGAAATCCAAACAAATCATGAAGTAATTGAAGCATATTTAGGTTCTGATGTTGAAGATGACTTTATCGTAAAAATGGAAAAGGAATCATAA